In Paralichthys olivaceus isolate ysfri-2021 chromosome 13, ASM2471397v2, whole genome shotgun sequence, the following are encoded in one genomic region:
- the has2 gene encoding hyaluronan synthase 2, which produces MKCQRILTYLRIIGTTMFGVSLLVGISTAYIMGYQFFTTAGNHLSFGLYGAILVVHLIIQSLFALLEHRNMRRSLETPIKLNKSLALCIAAYQEDPNYLRKCLVSVKRLTYPGIKVIMVIDGNSDDDFYMMEIFKEVMGWDKSATYVWRSNYHHRGPEETDESYAESLQQVSRLVLNNKCVCIMQKWGGKREVMYTAFKALGRSMDYVQVCDSDTMLDPASSVEMVKVLEEDPMVGGVGGDVQILNKYESWISFLSSVRYWMAFNIERACQSYFGCVQCISGPLGMYRNSLLHEFLEDWYNQTFMGSHCSFGDDRHLTNRVLSLGYATKYTARSKCLTETPITYLRWLNQQTRWSKSYFREWLYNSMWFHKHHLWMTYEAVITGFFPFFLIATAIQLFYQGRLWNILLFLLIVQAVALIKSSFASCLRGNIVMVFMSFYSVLYMSSLLPAKMFAIATINKSGWGTSGRKTVVTNFIGLIPISVWFTILFFGIIYTLILQAKKPFPESEKIILVIGAVVYASYWVVLLTLYAVLINKCGKRKKETHYDMVLDV; this is translated from the exons ATGAAATGTCAAAGAATTCTCACCTACCTGCGGATAATTGGCACCACCATGTTCGGGGTGTCTCTCCTGGTAGGCATCTCCACAGCCTACATCATGGGCTACCAGTTTTTCACCACAGCCGGCAATCACCTATCCTTTGGCCTGTATGGCGCCATCTTGGTTGTCCACCTCATCATCCAGAGCCTCTTTGCGCTCCTAGAACACAGGAACATGCGGCGCTCCCTAGAGACGCCGATCAAACTGAACAAGTCCTTGGCATTGTGCATCGCAGCGTACCAAGAGGACCCAAACTACCTGAGGAAATGCCTGGTGTCGGTGAAGAGGCTGACGTACCCGGGGATCAAAGTGATCATGGTGATTGACGGGAACTCAGACGATGACTTTTACATGATGGAGATTTTCAAAGAGGTGATGGGATGGGACAAATCAGCCACCTACGTATGGCGGAGCAACTATCACCACAGGGGGCCCGAGGAGACGGATGAGAGCTACGCTGAGAGCCTTCAGCAAGTCTCCAGGCTGGTGCTGaacaacaagtgtgtgtgcatcatgcAGAAGtggggagggaagagagaggtcaTGTACACAGCCTTCAAAGCACTGGGGAGGAGCATGGATTATGTGCAG GTGTGTGACTCTGACACCATGCTTGACCCAGCATCATCGGTGGAGATGGTGAAGGTGCTAGAAGAAGACCCAATGGTGGGAGGTGTTGGAGGAGATGTACAG ATCCTGAACAAATATGAGTCATGGATCTCCTTCTTGAGCAGTGTACGCTACTGGATGGCCTTTAACATTGAACGGGCTTGCCAGTCCTACTTCGGCTGTGTGCAGTGCATCAGCGGGCCTTTAGGAATGTACCGAAACTCACTCCTGCATGAGTTCCTCGAGGACTGGTACAACCAGACTTTCATGGGATCCCACTGCAGTTTCGGGGATGACCGTCATCTCACAAACAGAGTTCTGAGCCTTGGGTATGCCACCAAATACACAGCTCGATCAAAGTGCCTCACAGAAACACCAATAACGTACTTGCGTTGGCTCAACCAACAGACTCGATGGAGTAAGTCATATTTCAGAGAATGGCTGTATAACTCCATGTGGTTCCACAAGCATCATCTATGGATGACTTATGAGGCTGTGATTACAGGCTTCTTCCCATTTTTTCTCATTGCCACTGCGATCCAACTCTTTTATCAAGGAAGGCTGTGgaatattttgttatttctgctCATTGTGCAGGCAGTGGCATTGATCAAGTCGTCATTCGCTAGTTGCCTTAGAGGAAACATTGTCATGGTGTTCATGTCGTTCTATTCTGTACTGTACATGTCAAGCCTGTTGCCAGCCAAAATGTTTGCAATAGCAACAATCAACAAGTCTGGCTGGGGGACCTCTGGGAGGAAAACTGTAGTGACGAACTTCATTGGTCTGATTCCCATATCAGTTTGGTTCACTATCCTCTTCTTTGGGATTATCTACACATTAATCCTGCAGGCTAAAAAACCTTTTCCTGAATCAGAAAAGATCATTCTGGTCATAGGGGCAGTTGTTTATGCCAGTTACTGGGTCGTACTGTTGACGTTGTATGCAGTGCTCATAAATAAGTGTgggaagaggaaaaaggaaacacacTACGATATGGTGCTGGATGTATGA